The Pigmentiphaga aceris DNA segment CTCGGCGTCGCCTTCGGTGGCGTCGCGGTTGATTGGCGTGCGGATCGCACCGGGCGAGATCGCGTTCACACGAATGCCGGATTCCGCCACTTCCTGGGCCAGTGTTTTCATCATCATCGCGACGCCACCCTTGGACGCCGCGTAATTGACATGGCCTGCCCACGGAATGGCATCGTGTACGGAGCTCATGCAGATGATCTTGCCGAGCGCGCGCGAGACGTTTCGCCGGCCTTGCTTATGGAATTGCTGGATGGCCGCCTGCGCGCACAGAAACTGGCCGGTCAGATTCACATCGAGCACCCGACGCCAGTCTTCCAGGCTCATGGTGCGTGCGGCCGCATCTTTCTGCATGCCCGAATTGGCGACCACGATGTCGATCGCGCCAAACGCGTCCAGGGTCTGTGCAAACAGGCGGGAGACCTGCTCGGGGTCGGACACGTCCGCCTTGATGGCGATAGCCTTGCCGCCGTTTTCTGTGATCTCACGAACCAGCGCCTCGGCAGCCTCGGCGTGGGAGTGATAGTTGATGGCGACGGCGGCACCGTTTGCCGCAAAGCTGCGGGCAACGGCGTGGCCGATTCCCGAGCTTGCGCCGGTAACGATGGCGACTTGATGGTCTAGACGGATTTCCATGCGGCGGCCTCCTGACTGGGTTTCCCCATTGCGATCGCCGTGATGTCGCAAGTCGCGTGCCGGTCAGATTTTTGCGTTCAGACCTCGTGCAGATGTTCCCAGAGAATCAGCGAGCCGATGACGATCAGCAAAATTCCGCCGACGATTTCGGCACGACTGCCGGCAAGCTTGCCCAGCACCCGTCCCAGCATGACGCCAAGCGTCACCATGATGGTGGTCGTACAGCCGATGGCCAGGGCCACCGGCAGGATCTCCACATCCAGAAACGCCAGTCCCACGCCAACTGCCATGGCATCGATGCTGGTTGCCAGGCCAGTGATCGCCAGCAGCCAGAAGCCGT contains these protein-coding regions:
- a CDS encoding SDR family oxidoreductase, translated to MEIRLDHQVAIVTGASSGIGHAVARSFAANGAAVAINYHSHAEAAEALVREITENGGKAIAIKADVSDPEQVSRLFAQTLDAFGAIDIVVANSGMQKDAAARTMSLEDWRRVLDVNLTGQFLCAQAAIQQFHKQGRRNVSRALGKIICMSSVHDAIPWAGHVNYAASKGGVAMMMKTLAQEVAESGIRVNAISPGAIRTPINRDATEGDAEKALLKLIPYGRVGDVEDIANTAVWLASDCSDYVVGATLYVDGGMMLYPGFRDNG